TCGAGGGCGAGGCGCGGTCCATGGCCATCCAGCTGGTCCGCATCCTCTTCCCGGGCACGGGCATGCTGGTGCTGTCCGCGTGGTGCCTGGGCGTGCTCAACAGCCACCGGAAGTTCCTCCTGTCGTATCTGGCCCCGGTGGTGTGGAACCTGGCCATCATCACCACGCTGGTGGTGGCGGGCCTGCGCGGGCTGCCGGAAGAGCGGCTGGTGGTGGTGCTCTCCTATGGTGTGGTGGCGGGCTGTCTGTTGCAGTTCGCCGTGCAGGTGCCATCGGTGATGCGGGTGCTCGGCGGCTTCCGGCCCACGCTGTCCACGGCGAGCGAGTCCGTGCGCCAGGTGCTGCGCAGCTTCGGCACGGTGGTCATCGGCCGTGGCGTGGTGCAGGTGAGCGCCTACGTGGACACGTCCTATGCGTCGCTCATCGCGGACCGGGCGCTGTCCACGCTGACGTACGCGCAGACCATCTACCTCATCCCGGTGAGCCTCTTCGGCATGTCCATCTCCGCGGCCGAGCTGCCGGAGATGTCGCGCACGGCGGGGGCGGGGGAGGAGGTGGCCACGAAGCTGCGCACGCGCATTGAAGCGGGCGCGCGCCGCATCGCCTTCTTCGTGGTGCCCTCGGCGGCGGCGCTGCTCTTCATTGGAGACGTGGTGGCGGGCGGGCTGCTGCAGACGGGCCGCTTCACCGCCGCGGACACGCGCTACCTCTGGTACCTGCTGATGGGCTCGGCGGTGGGCCTGGTGGCCTCCGCGCTGGGCCGGCTGTACGCCTCGGCCTTCTATGCGCTGAAGGACACCCGGACGCCGCTGCGCTTCGCGGTGGTGCGCGTGAGCCTGGGGGCCGCGGCGGCCTGGTTCCTGGCGCTGCGGCTGCCGGGACTGGTGGGCCTGCCGGAGCACCTGGGCGCGGTGTTCCTCACGGTGACGAGCGGAATGGTGGCCTGGTTCGAGTCGCAGATGCTGCGGCGGGCGCTCATGGGGCAGATCGGCCACGTGGGGGTCCCCCGGGCGTTGCTGCTCAAATTGTGGGGCGCCGGACTGGCGGCGGGACTCACGGGGCTGGGCATCAAGCTGGCCCTGGCCCGGGCGCTGGGGACCATGCCGGGGGTGGAGGCGGAGTGGGGGGGAAGCCTGCTCGCTCCACCCCACCTACATCCGATCATCCTCTTCCTGGCGGTGGTGCTGCCCTTCGGGGCGGTCTACTTCGGAGTCACGGGCGCCCTGGGCATCCCCGAGGCGAGGGCCGTCTTCCAGCGCATCCTCCGCCGGAGAGCCGCTCGCTGACCCGGGCCGGAGCCATGGAGGGCGGGCGGGCGAGCCCGATTCCAGTGGTGGGGGATGGGACAGGCGACATGTCGCGTTATGGAGGGGTTCCGGGTGCGCTTGACAGAAGATGACCACATGCGTCTTCCGTCCAAGCACGGCGCGTGTGTAGAGTGCGCCGCCTTTTGACCCAGCATGGGGGTACGGTCTCCCAAAGCTGGATTCCGATTACGTTCAGGAAGGTCCTGGCAGTGAGCGACGAGAAGAACGGTTCCGTTGGTTCTGGTGGCGGTGGCGGTCCTGGGGGCTTCGGCCCCAAGAAGCCCAAGGCCACCTTTGGCGACGTGATGCTCGGCATCCCGGCGGGCCGTGGCGGCGAGCGCGAGGAGCGCGGCGGCCGGGACCGCGGGTCGGATCGCCCGCGCGGCGAGAAGGGTGGCGAGCAGCGTGAGGCCCGTCCGGCGAAGCCGGAGGGCGAGGCGGGTGCCCAGCCGCAGCAGGGTGCTCCGCGCGAGGGCGCGCCGCGTGAGGATCGCCGTCCGCGGGGTGACCGTGGCGGTGAGCGCGGTGGCCGTGGCGGCGACCGGGGTGGCAAGGGTGGCGGCGAGCGCCGTGCCCAGGGCCCCATGGTGGTCGTCAAGCGCGCCTCGGGTGCGGTGGAGACGCGGGGCCCGGTGACCCCGGCGCCGTCGTCGACCGCTCCGGTCGAGCCCGCCGAGGCTTCGGCCCCGGCCGAGACGGCCGCTCCGGCGGCGTCCGTGACTCCGGCCCCCAAGGCTCCTCCCGCGCCGGCTCCCAGCGCCGCGCTGTACGAGGAGGTCCCCGAGTCCCAGTCCTTCGCCGAGATGTTCGAGGCGCAGCAGAAGGACGGCGGCGTCCCGGGCCGGCGCGCGGTGCGCATCGGCGAGAAGGTGTCGGGCACGATCTTCCAGCTCGGCGCGGACACGGCCTTCGTGACGCTGTCCAACGCCAAGAGCGAGGCGATGATCGAGCTGCGCGAGCTCAAGGACGACGAGGGCGTGCTGCGCTACGGCGTGGGTGACACCATCGAGGCGCACGTCATCGAGGCGGGCGCCCGGGGCATCCTGCTCAGCCGCGCGCTGGCCAAGGGCAGCGCCAACATGGCCATGCTCGCCGAGGCCCGCGCCTCCGGCATGCCCGTGGAGGGCATGGTCCTCTCCGTCAACAAGGGTGGCGTCGAGGTCGCGATCGGCGACGTGCGCGCCTTCTGCCCCATCAGCCAGCTGGACATCCGCTTCGTGGAGAAGCCGGACGCGTTCATCGGCGAGAAGCTCACCTTCCGCGTCACCGAGGTGCGCGACCGCAACGTGGTGCTCTCGCGCCGCTCGCTGCTCGAGGACGAGCAGCGCAAGCTCGCCGCCAAGACGCGCGAGACGCTCGCCGAGGGCAAGGTGGTCAAGGGCAAGGTCACCGGCGTGCGTGACTTCGGCGCCTTCGTGGACCTGGGCGGAGTCGAGGGCATGATCCCCGTCTCCGAGATGTCCTACATGCGCGTGGCCCACCCGAGCGACGTGGTGAAGCAGGGTGACGAGGTCGAGGTGGAGATCCTCCGCATGGAGGCCGCCCAGCCCAACTCGCCCGACAAGGCCAAGCAGAAGGAGCGGATCACCCTCTCCATGCGCGCCCGCCAGGAGGATCCCTTCAAGACGGCGCTCGCGGAGCTCAAGGAGGGCGACCGGCTGCAGGGCAAGGTGGTGCGGCTGCAGCCCTTCGGCGCCTTCGTGGAGCTGCGTCCGGGCGTGGACGGCCTGGTGCACATCTCCGCGCTGTCCGAGCGCCGCATCGCGCACCCGCGCGACGTGGTGCAGGTGGGCGAGTCCATCTGGGTGCAGGTGGAGAAGATCGAGCCCAGCGACAAGCGCATCGGCCTGCGCCGGATCACCGAGGAGGAGGCCCAGCGCCCCGCCGAGGAGCGTCCGGCCGCCGCCGCCGCCCAGCAGGAGAAGAAGCCCGCCGAGCCCGCGGCGCCTCGCCCGAAGGTGGGCCAGGTGGTGGTGGGCAAGGTGGACCGCATCGAGCCCTACGGCGTGTTCCTCGTGTTCCCCGGCGGCAAGGGTCTCATTCCCGCCTCCGAGACGGGCACCGAGCGCGGCACGGACCTGCGCAAGAAGTTCTCGCTCGGCCAGGAGCTGAAGGTGGCCCTCGTGGACATCGACGCCTCCGGGAAGATCCGCCTCTCCATCACCGCCGCCGAGCGGGCCGAGGAGCGCGCGGAGGTCGAGGCGTGGACGAAGAGCCAGCAGCCCGTGGGCGGCGGCAAGAAGGGATTCGGCACGTTCGCCGATCTGTTGAAGAAGTCGGGCAAGTAACGCCCGGCACGTTGTGCGCACGCGGGAGGCGCGGGGAATGGAATACGCGCCTCCCGTCGTTCGAGGAAAACAGTTGACGGTACAGGGGGAGGGCGGTACTTAGCCTCCCGCTTCGACGCCGCGGGGTGGAGCAGCCTGGTAGCTCGTCGGGCTCATAACCCGAAGGTCGCAGGTTCAAATCCTGCCCCCGCAACTCAGACAAGCCGGAGACCCTGCCGGAAATAGATGACAGGGTCTCTGGTGTTTGACATAGAGCAGCAGCAGTAAAGCGCAGCAAACGGTATCGCGGGGTGGAGCAGCCTGGTAGCTCGTCGGGCTCATAACCCGAAGGTCGCAGGTTCAAATCCTGCCCCCGCAACTCGTGGATGAGGCCCCGCTGGTGATGAGCCAGCGGGGCTTTATCGTTGCAAGCCGTAGGATGTGTGTTGTCTGTGTAGAGCCATGTCGCGGGGTGGAGCAGCCTGGTAGCTCGTCGGGCTCATAACCCGAAGGTCGCAGGTTCAAATCCTGCCCCCGCAACTCGAAGAAGACGAAGCCCCGCCGGTGATGAACCGGCGGGGTTTTTTCGTTTCCGGGCTTCCGGGCGACGCGAGCCACACCACTTTCGGAGTCACCCGCGCGCAGGTGACGTTTCCGGTGGGGGTGCTTAGACTTGGCCCGATGAACCGGAAGCACGGTGGCCAAGAAGGAAGCGTACCGGCGCTGAGGGCGGCGCTCCGGGCCCAGTTGGAGTCCTGGCCTCGCGAGTGGCTGCTCGACTTCGCCGTGGAGCGCCTGCTGGTGGACCCGGAGCTGCGGCGGGTGCTCGCCGCCGGACAACGGGCTCCGGCCGCCGCCGATGCGGCCCTGTCCCAGCGCTTGCGGCGAGCCATCGATGAGGCCGTGGGGGTCCGGTACGTCGATTGGCGCGAGGTGGCCAGCTACATCGCGCGGTTGGAGCGGTTGCTCGGGGACATCCGGTCCTTCGCCGAGGGCTATCCCGTGGAGGGCGTGGCGGTGCTCCGCTACTTCGTGAAGGCCCTTCCCCGGGTGTTCGACCACATCGCGGACGAGGACGAGCTGGCGCTCTTCTGCTCGCAACTGGCGAGGGTGGCGCTGGGGCTCGCGGCGAGGGTGGCGGGGGCGGCGCGCGCGGTGGCGGAGGAGTTGCTCGCGGCCTGGCTCGCGGATGAGCACGGCCGCTTCTCGGAGGTGCCCGAGTTGCTGGTGGAGGCGGAGCTGCCGGCGGACGTGCGGCGGGAGGTGGCCGCGGCGGCCGAGGCGCTCGCCCTCCAGGTGGCACGGACGGACAGCCACAAGTCACGCGAGCTGAGCTCGCTGGCGGCCCGGCTGCGGTAGAGGGCCGCGTGCTCTACGTGCCGCGCTCGCGGTGCTCCTGCAGGTACGCCGCGAAGCCCGCCTTGGACTGGATGCGGAACTCGGGCAGCCGCGCGAGCGCCTCGGGCTCGAAGGCGTACTGCTCGCACACGAGGCTCGCCCGCAGAGCACCCTCGGGGCCTCCCGTGAAGGGCTGGACCTCGTGGGTCAGGTCCCCCCGGAAGTGCACCAGCATCCCCGGCCTTGGACGGACCTCGCCCGACGGCTGCGCTCCTCGCGAGAGCACCAGCACGCCTCCCTTCACGCCCGCGGGGACGTTCAGGTAGAGCACGCTCACGTGCTCGGGCGTTGCCCCCGGCACTCCGCTCGGCTCCTGCAGCGTCGCGTCGATGTGCCGGCCCACGCCCCGTCCGGGCTCCAGCAGCAGCAGGTTCACATAGAAGGCGTTCGGCCGCCGCCGCTCCTTCCTCGGGCCCAGGAGCCGCTCCCGCCAGGGCAGCAGCCCTCGCGCGCTCGCCGGGTCCATCACCAGCG
The sequence above is drawn from the Archangium gephyra genome and encodes:
- a CDS encoding 2OG-Fe(II) oxygenase, encoding MSEFVTHRAAMPAAKLEALREALLSSRFVARSPLMGTFQSSRGFALIFTEAGRAKLEERFPFLRDYLALVMDPASARGLLPWRERLLGPRKERRRPNAFYVNLLLLEPGRGVGRHIDATLQEPSGVPGATPEHVSVLYLNVPAGVKGGVLVLSRGAQPSGEVRPRPGMLVHFRGDLTHEVQPFTGGPEGALRASLVCEQYAFEPEALARLPEFRIQSKAGFAAYLQEHRERGT
- the murJ gene encoding murein biosynthesis integral membrane protein MurJ yields the protein MSPGTRARGGGALFVAVGIFASRLMGLVRERFFAHYLGNGMAAAVFKAALRIPNFLQNLFGEGVLSGSFIPVYAGLLGKGDTKEADRVAGAVFGLLALATSVMVALGMLATPLFVDTIAPGFEGEARSMAIQLVRILFPGTGMLVLSAWCLGVLNSHRKFLLSYLAPVVWNLAIITTLVVAGLRGLPEERLVVVLSYGVVAGCLLQFAVQVPSVMRVLGGFRPTLSTASESVRQVLRSFGTVVIGRGVVQVSAYVDTSYASLIADRALSTLTYAQTIYLIPVSLFGMSISAAELPEMSRTAGAGEEVATKLRTRIEAGARRIAFFVVPSAAALLFIGDVVAGGLLQTGRFTAADTRYLWYLLMGSAVGLVASALGRLYASAFYALKDTRTPLRFAVVRVSLGAAAAWFLALRLPGLVGLPEHLGAVFLTVTSGMVAWFESQMLRRALMGQIGHVGVPRALLLKLWGAGLAAGLTGLGIKLALARALGTMPGVEAEWGGSLLAPPHLHPIILFLAVVLPFGAVYFGVTGALGIPEARAVFQRILRRRAAR
- a CDS encoding S1 RNA-binding domain-containing protein, with the translated sequence MSDEKNGSVGSGGGGGPGGFGPKKPKATFGDVMLGIPAGRGGEREERGGRDRGSDRPRGEKGGEQREARPAKPEGEAGAQPQQGAPREGAPREDRRPRGDRGGERGGRGGDRGGKGGGERRAQGPMVVVKRASGAVETRGPVTPAPSSTAPVEPAEASAPAETAAPAASVTPAPKAPPAPAPSAALYEEVPESQSFAEMFEAQQKDGGVPGRRAVRIGEKVSGTIFQLGADTAFVTLSNAKSEAMIELRELKDDEGVLRYGVGDTIEAHVIEAGARGILLSRALAKGSANMAMLAEARASGMPVEGMVLSVNKGGVEVAIGDVRAFCPISQLDIRFVEKPDAFIGEKLTFRVTEVRDRNVVLSRRSLLEDEQRKLAAKTRETLAEGKVVKGKVTGVRDFGAFVDLGGVEGMIPVSEMSYMRVAHPSDVVKQGDEVEVEILRMEAAQPNSPDKAKQKERITLSMRARQEDPFKTALAELKEGDRLQGKVVRLQPFGAFVELRPGVDGLVHISALSERRIAHPRDVVQVGESIWVQVEKIEPSDKRIGLRRITEEEAQRPAEERPAAAAAQQEKKPAEPAAPRPKVGQVVVGKVDRIEPYGVFLVFPGGKGLIPASETGTERGTDLRKKFSLGQELKVALVDIDASGKIRLSITAAERAEERAEVEAWTKSQQPVGGGKKGFGTFADLLKKSGK